A portion of the Pogoniulus pusillus isolate bPogPus1 chromosome 6, bPogPus1.pri, whole genome shotgun sequence genome contains these proteins:
- the VAX1 gene encoding ventral anterior homeobox 1, which translates to MFGKQDKMDVRCSSETEANRVSKNGHKEGKEGKGSEGNISTSFLKDQQGTFSASAATEDCNKTKSSSADPDYCRRILVRDAKGSIREIILPKGLDLDRPKRTRTSFTAEQLYRLEMEFQRCQYVVGRERTELARQLNLSETQVKVWFQNRRTKQKKDQGKDSELRSVVSETAATCSVLRLLEQGRLLSPPGLPGLLPPCATGALGSALRGPGLTAGSGSAAAAAAAAAPAGGSPHPPAASSAAGPPPPAALHGAAAAGHGLFGLPVPALLGSVAGRLSSAAPLAVAGSLAGNLQELSARYLSSSAFEPYSRTNNKESAEKKALD; encoded by the exons ATGTTTGGGAAACAAGACAAAATGGACGTTAGATGCAGTTCAGAGACTGAAGCTAACCGAGTCTCGAAGAACGGACATAAAGAGGGCAAGGAAGGCAAAGGGTCTGAAGGAAATATTTCTACTTCTTTTTTGAAGGATCAGCAAGGGACTttttctgcctctgcagctACGGAAGATTGTAATAAAACTAAATCTAGTTCGGCTGATCCGGACTATTGCAGGAGGATCCTAGTTAGAG ATGCCAAAGGTTCAATCAGAGAGATTATTCTGCCTAAGGGGCTTGATCTGGACCGTCCCAAGCGGACCCGCACCTCCTTCACGGCCGAGCAGCTCTACCGCCTGGAGATGGAGTTCCAGCGCTGCCAGTACGTCGTGGGGCGGGAGCGCACCGAGCTAGCCCGCCAGCTCAATCTCTCCGAGACTCAG GTCAAGGTCTGGTTCCAGAACCGGCGCACCAAGCAGAAAAAGGACCAGGGCAAGGACTCCGAGCTGCGGTCTGTGGTGTCCGAGACCGCCGCCACCTGCAGCGTCTTGCGGCTGCTGGAGCAAGGCCGGCTGCTCTCTCCGCCGGGGCTGCCCGGCCTCCTGCCGCCGTGTGCCACCGGAGCTCTGGGCTCGGCGCTGCGCGGGCCCGGCCTGACAGCGGGCAGCGgcagcgcggcggcggcggcagctgcGGCGGCTCCCGCGGGCGGCTCCCCGCACCCGCCGGCCGCCAGCAGCGCGGCGGGACCTCCTCCGCCGGCAGCGTTACACGGTGCGGCCGCCGCCGGACACGGGCTGTTCGGGCTGCCGGTGCCCGCGCTGTTGGGTTCAGTGGCCGGGCGACTCTCCTCTGCCGCGCCCCTCGCCGTGGCCGGCTCGCTGGCGGGCAACTTGCAGGAACTGTCGGCGCGCTACCTGAGCTCGTCCGCCTTCGAGCCCTACTCCCGGACCAACAATAAAGAAAGCGCTGAGAAAAAAGCACTGGACTGA